From a region of the Zingiber officinale cultivar Zhangliang chromosome 4B, Zo_v1.1, whole genome shotgun sequence genome:
- the LOC121978411 gene encoding desmethyl-deoxy-podophyllotoxin synthase-like, with translation MPQTQTELSNGNGSLYHFLPQFFLTAPPPPPQAQEHAACQQPASSRTTAAARHRKHMHLVGELPQKSMAALAKQYGPVMHLKLGEISTVVVSSPESAAEVTKTRDAVFANRPASLAYKILSFGGKGVLFTPYGSNSRELRKMSTMSLLSAKQVRFFRSIREQETVNMLRSVASEASGSIVNLSAQIMRLTNDITARALIGGKCRYQKEFLALVDESIEEMSGFSLVDSFPSWAGLIGSLNGVRRKLTRLLAQIDLIIGSILDEHRAAWELSGEKEEKDLIDVMLRIQHEESLPFSLTDEFIIAIAMDLFVAGSDTSSTTLQWIMSELIRNPAVMKRAQQEVRETFGGEGKPAEEDVGKLSYLKLVIKETLRLHPPAPFLIRICLEPTELLGYQIPANTRVLVNAWAIARDPAVWGDDAEEFRPERFEESAVDYKGTHFELLPFGSGRRMCAGMGFGVATVEFPLACLLYYFDWKLPEKEIELDMRETFKLTSKRKTDLCLRAVPRLPLP, from the exons ATGCCACAAACACAAACAGAGTTGAGTAATGGCAATGGATCTCTCTATCACTTCCTTCCTCAGTTCTTCCTtactgctcctcctcctcctcctcaagcTCAGGAACATGCAGCGTGCCAGCAGCCTGCTTCCTCCCGGACCACGGCCGCTGCCCGTCATCGGAAGCATATGCACCTCGTTGGAGAATTGCCGCAAAAATCCATGGCCGCCCTGGCCAAACAATACGGCCCGGTGATGCACCTGAAGCTGGGGGAGATCTCCACCGTGGTGGTCTCCTCCCCGGAATCGGCAGCCGAGGTGACCAAGACCCGCGATGCCGTCTTCGCGAACCGGCCGGCGTCGCTGGCCTACAAGATCCTTTCCTTCGGAGGCAAGGGCGTGCTGTTCACTCCCTACGGCTCCAACTCGCGCGAGCTCCGCAAGATGAGCACCATGTCCCTCCTCAGCGCCAAGCAGGTGCGGTTCTTCCGCTCCATCCGCGAGCAGGAGACCGTGAACATGCTCCGTTCTGTCGCAAGCGAAGCCAGCGGTTCCATCGTGAATCTGAGCGCCCAGATCATGCGGCTCACCAACGACATAACCGCCCGCGCCCTGATCGGAGGCAAGTGCAG GTATCAAAAGGAGTTCTTGGCGTTGGTGGATGAGTCCATCGAGGAGATGAGCGGATTCAGCTTGGTCGACTCATTTCCGTCCTGGGCAGGGCTCATCGGCTCCCTCAACGGCGTTCGACGCAAACTGACGAGGTTGCTCGCCCAAATCGATCTCATAATCGGCAGCATTTTGGATGAGCACCGGGCGGCGTGGGAGCTGAGCGGTGAGAAAGAAGAGAAAGACTTGATCGATGTGATGCTGAGAATCCAACACGAAGAAAGCCTTCCGTTTTCTCTAACAGATGAGTTCATCATTGCTATCGCCATG GATCTGTTCGTCGCCGGAAGCGACACCTCCAGCACCACTCTGCAATGGATCATGTCGGAGCTCATCCGGAACCCGGCCGTGATGAAGCGAGCCCAACAAGAAGTGCGAGAAACCTTCGGTGGCGAGGGGAAGCCGGCGGAGGAGGATGTGGGTAAACTGAGCTACCTGAAGCTGGTGATCAAGGAGACCCTGCGGCTCCACCCTCCGGCGCCGTTTCTCATCCGCATCTGCCTCGAACCAACCGAGCTGCTCGGCTACCAGATCCCAGCCAACACTCGGGTGCTGGTCAACGCGTGGGCCATCGCGAGGGACCCTGCAGTATGGGGCGATGACGCCGAGGAATTCCGGCCGGAGAGGTTCGAGGAGAGCGCAGTGGACTACAAGGGAACTCACTTCGAGCTGTTGCCGTTCGGATCGGGGAGGAGGATGTGCGCCGGGATGGGATTCGGGGTGGCCACCGTCGAGTTCCCTCTCGCTTGCCTCCTCTACTACTTCGACTGGAAGTTGCCGGAGAAAGAGATCGAACTGGATATGAGGGAGACGTTCAAGTTAACGTCAAAAAGGAAGACGGATCTCTGTCTACGTGCTGTTCCTCGTCTTCCCCTGCCCTAA